In Streptomyces sp. NBC_00341, the DNA window GTGTTGGATATGCGCATGCTCTGGGGCGGCGTGACCGCCGCCGCTCTGTTGATCGCGCCGCTGGGAGCCCCCGTGCCGGCGGCCGAGGCTGCCCCGGTGACGGCCGCCCCCCTCTACCATTCCGGCCGGGCTGTGCCGGGCCAGTACATCGTCCGGCTCGACAGGGCTGCGAACGTGCCGGGGACGGTCGCAAGCCTCGGCATCAAGACGATGTTCACCTATGACACGGTGCTGCAAGGCTTCTCCGCCGCGCTGACCGGTGCGCAGCTCGACGCGGTACGCGCGACGCCCGGCGTCACGGCGGTCGAAGAGAACTCCGTCATCGCCGTGTCCGACGGCACGCGCGGCGAGCGGCAGTCCCGTGCCGCGGCCGCGTCATGGGGGCTGGATCGGATCGACCAGCGGAACCTGCCGCTCGACGGGCAGTTCAACGCCGTCGGCACCGGGACGAACACGACGGGCTACATTCTCGACTCCGGCATCGACTTCGGCCACAGCGAGTTCGGCGGGCGCGCGGTCGCGGGCTTCGACGCGGTCGGAGACGGTCGCAACGGCCAGGACTGCAACGGTCACGGCACACATGTGGCGGGCACGGTCGGCGGCGAGACCTTCGGGATCGCACGCTCGGCGAAGCTGGTGAGCGTGCGGGTAGTGGACTGCTCGGGCGAAGGCAGCATCGCCGGGACCATCGCTGGCCTGGACTGGGTCGCGAGGAACGCCGTGCAGCCCGCGGTGCTCAACGCCTCACTCGGCGACTCCTACTCCTCGACGCTGAACCTCGCAGCCGACGCCCTGGCCGAGAGCGGCGTCCTTCCGGTGGTCTCAGCGGGCAACGACGCGAAGGACGCCTGCACCGCCTCACCCGCGAGCGCACATGAGGTACTGGCCGTCGGGGCCAGCGACAGAACCGACCGCCAGACGGGCTTCAGCAACTACGGCCCCTGTGTGTCACTGTTCGCCCCGGGGCAGGACATCGCCTCGGCCAAGCTCGGTGGCGGCAGCGTCTCCAAGAGCGGCACCTCGATGGCCAGTCCGCACGTCGCTGGCGTTGCCCTGCTGTACAAGGCGGCACACCCGCAGGCGGACGCCGCAACGGTGGCCGGCTGGCTCGACGACGAATCCACGAAGGACATCCTCTCGGTCACCAGCGGGACCCCCAACCGGCTGCTGTACACCGACGGGTTGTGACCTCGAAGCAATCCGGGGGTTGCACAGGAGCTGTCTCTGACGGACGAGGCCGTGGCCTTTGGGATCCTCCCGCCGGACCGCCCTTGATCATTTCTGTTGTCCCCGGCTACGCGTAGTTGCGCAGTTCCGGCCACATCTCTCCCCAGGGGCGGCGGGGGCCCGTGCAGACGTAGACGTGGCCGCCCTGTTCGACGTTGTGCACGCCGTACGGGTTGGAGAGGGTGGCGGCCACCCGGACGTGCCGGAAGTGGCTGCGCAGCTGGGCCGCGTAGCCGGGGTCGTGCTCGGGGCCGGGGGCGATGGCCACCACGGTGGTGGCGTCCGGGTTGCCCGGACCCCACCACCAGTCGGTGTTGTGGGCACTCACGGCGGTGGGCAGTCCGGTGCCGCGACCGAGTTCGTTGACGGCGCCGGCCTCGCCGTAGTCCGCCGCGAACAACACCGCGTTCGCGCGCTGTTCGGCCGGCAGCCCGGTCCACACCTGCCGTACGGTGCCGACGAGTTGGGGCCAGCCCAGGGTCTCGCCCGAGTTCGAGCTGATGCCGTACGTCCAGGCCACCTCTGAGGGCGGCAGCACCGGCAGGACCATCACCGCGAACAGCCCGGCGGAGGCGGCGGTCGCGATCATCAGGTCACGGAGCCGGCCCGGCCGGGAGTGCAGCCGGCCGTCGAGCCCGACGGCGCCGGCCGCCAACAGGCAGACATACAGCCCGCCCAGGTAGTACACCTGGGCTCCGGTCGTCACGGCGAACAGCACGAACAGCACGGCGTACGAGGCCACTAGACACTGCCACAGCGGGCGGCCGGAGCGCCACAGGAACCGCAGGCCCGCCATCCACAGCACCGCCAGCGCCAGGCAGGACATCCCGAACTGGCCCACGATCCAGGTGGGGATGTTCCCCGGGCCCCCGTTCTCCCCGTTCAGTGCCCGCGTCATCGCGAACATCGGCCAGCCGTGTCTCGCCTGCCACCACAGGTCGGGCAGCACGAGCAGTACGGCGATCGCGGCGCCCGCGAGCAGTCGGCGGTCGGCCACGGTCCGGCGGGCCGGGCCGAGGAGCACGGTGGCCAGCAGGACGATGCCGAAGATGGCGGCGAGGTGGTTGAACTCCGAGCCGATGCCGATCAGCGCTCCCACGGCGAGCCACCACCGGGTGTCCCCGGTGCGGCCGATCCGGACGACCACGAGCGCGGTCGCCGCCCAGGCCAGTACTTCGTACGACGTGGTGTTGGCGATGTGCGCGCCGCCCAGCAGCACGGGCATGGTGGCGGTCGCGACCGCCGCGAGCAGCTGGGTCCGGCGCGCGCCGCCGAACTCCCGCGCCGTCAGGCCGCCCACGACGACCGTGCCCGCCGCAGCCAGCGCGGGCCACAGCCGCAGGCCCGCCTCCGAGACCCCGAACAACGACAGGGAGACCCGGGCCAGCAGCGGCGCCAGCACCGGCTGGTCCACATAGCCGGCCTGGAGGTGCCGGGCGCAGTCGAGGAAGTACAACTCGTCGATGTGGAAGCCGTAGCGCGGAGCCAGCGCCATCAGCAGGGCGAACACCAGCCCCGCGACGGCGAACACCCTCCGGTCCGGCGGAGCCGTCCGCCCGCCGGCCACGTCGCCACGCACCGTGCCCGTACTCTCCGCCATCTCCGCAACCCCCCGGTCTCGGTGCCCCGGCCGCGGTGTACACGCCTTCCGAGCCGCTCGTACCTTAGTCACCCGCCCGGCCTTAGTCACCCGCCGGGTGGGCGGTGAAGTACCCGGTGCACCCGGTGTCCCGGGTGGACGAACGGCCGCCGCACCGGAGTATCAGGACTGGCCGTGCCCGGGGCCCGGGAATAGCTTGGCTCCCGTACGCGGCCGAGGTACCTCCGACGGGCGGGATGGTCCGATGCAGAGCACAGCCGTACGCCTCGGCGGCGCCGAGGATCCCCTGGGTCCGGGCTACAAGTGGATCGCCCTGTCGAACACCACGCTGGGTGTGCTGATCGCGACGATCAACCTGTCGATCATCCTCATCGCGCTGCCGGACATCTTCCGCGGCATCGGAGTGGACCCCCTGCAGCCGGGCAACACGAGCCTGCTGCTCTGGCTGATCATGAGTTACATGGTCGTCACCGCGGTGCTGGTGGTGAGCTTCGGCCGGCTGGGTGACATGTACGGCCGGGTCCGGATGTACAACCTGGGGTTCGCGGTCTTCACGCTCTTCTCCGTACTGCTCTCCGTGACCTGGATGCACGGCACCGCCGGCGCCCTGTGGCTGATCGGGATGCGGGTGCTCCAGGGCGTCGGCGGAGCGATGCTGATGGCGAACTCGAACGCCATCCTCACCGACGCCTTCCCGCCCCGGCAGCGCGGTCTCGCCCTGGGGCTCAACCAGGTCGCGGCGATCGCGGGCTCTTTCATGGGACTCGTGCTCGGCGGGCTGCTCGGTCCCTTCGACTGGCACCTGGTGTTCCTGGTCTCCGTGCCGATCGGACTGTTCGGCACGGTCTGGGCCTATCTGAAGCTGCACGACACCGGCGTCCGCACCCCGGCCCGGATCGACCGGTGGGGCAACCTG includes these proteins:
- a CDS encoding S8 family serine peptidase, whose translation is MRMLWGGVTAAALLIAPLGAPVPAAEAAPVTAAPLYHSGRAVPGQYIVRLDRAANVPGTVASLGIKTMFTYDTVLQGFSAALTGAQLDAVRATPGVTAVEENSVIAVSDGTRGERQSRAAAASWGLDRIDQRNLPLDGQFNAVGTGTNTTGYILDSGIDFGHSEFGGRAVAGFDAVGDGRNGQDCNGHGTHVAGTVGGETFGIARSAKLVSVRVVDCSGEGSIAGTIAGLDWVARNAVQPAVLNASLGDSYSSTLNLAADALAESGVLPVVSAGNDAKDACTASPASAHEVLAVGASDRTDRQTGFSNYGPCVSLFAPGQDIASAKLGGGSVSKSGTSMASPHVAGVALLYKAAHPQADAATVAGWLDDESTKDILSVTSGTPNRLLYTDGL
- a CDS encoding ArnT family glycosyltransferase, producing MAESTGTVRGDVAGGRTAPPDRRVFAVAGLVFALLMALAPRYGFHIDELYFLDCARHLQAGYVDQPVLAPLLARVSLSLFGVSEAGLRLWPALAAAGTVVVGGLTAREFGGARRTQLLAAVATATMPVLLGGAHIANTTSYEVLAWAATALVVVRIGRTGDTRWWLAVGALIGIGSEFNHLAAIFGIVLLATVLLGPARRTVADRRLLAGAAIAVLLVLPDLWWQARHGWPMFAMTRALNGENGGPGNIPTWIVGQFGMSCLALAVLWMAGLRFLWRSGRPLWQCLVASYAVLFVLFAVTTGAQVYYLGGLYVCLLAAGAVGLDGRLHSRPGRLRDLMIATAASAGLFAVMVLPVLPPSEVAWTYGISSNSGETLGWPQLVGTVRQVWTGLPAEQRANAVLFAADYGEAGAVNELGRGTGLPTAVSAHNTDWWWGPGNPDATTVVAIAPGPEHDPGYAAQLRSHFRHVRVAATLSNPYGVHNVEQGGHVYVCTGPRRPWGEMWPELRNYA